A genome region from Amblyraja radiata isolate CabotCenter1 chromosome 2, sAmbRad1.1.pri, whole genome shotgun sequence includes the following:
- the LOC116967469 gene encoding uncharacterized protein LOC116967469 gives MPNSDCGSKARKKGTKYGKLSQSGNKSGSGGKTLTLRQQCIIDKRGFINSQRVRVERRQSTMKFDKKKPLPTMSSEEVVDPLEGTSGSTPSTSQQHNKTSRTTAGFTPTATGVEEREASRPELIKARMQQATEAGEARQAMTQPQTPHERAVDIFQGFLKTELLKIPENMWFKYTMAAMTVAHNFSQPVNILSNFCGILGKFDFNI, from the exons ATGCCCAACTCTGACTGTGGTTCAAAAGCCAGAAAAAAGGGAACAAAATATGGCAAGCTGTCTCAGAGTGGGAACAAGTCAGGGTCTGGTGGCAAAACCCTTACCCTGAGACAGCAGTGTATCATCGACAAACGGGGTTTCATCAATTCACAAAGAGTACGAGTGGAGAGGAGACAGAGCACCATGAAG tttGACAAGAAGAAGCCACTCCCCACTATGTCCAGTGAAGAGGTGGTTGATCCACTTGAGGGAACCTCTGGATCCACCCCCTCCACCAGTCAGCAGCACAACAAGACGAGCAGGACCACTGCAGGCTTCACCCCAACAGCAACTGGGGTAGAGGAGAGAGAGGCAAGTCGCCCTGAGCTGATCAAGGCA CGCATGCAACAGGCAACAGAGGCCGGGGAGGCTAGACAGGCCATGACACAGCCCCAGACACCACATGAGAGGGCTGTTGATATCTTCCAGGGATTCTTAAAGACTGAGCTGCTCAAGATACCAGAGAACATGTGGTTCAAATACACCATGGCTGCCATGACGGTGGCCCATAACTTCTCCCAGCCGGTAAATATTTTAAGTAATTTTTGTGGAATCTTGGGGAAATTTGATTTTAATATTTGA